One Desulfurella sp. genomic region harbors:
- the hslV gene encoding ATP-dependent protease subunit HslV → MQQFYSTTIIAVKKDNMVAIAGDGQVTLGNTVMKAKAKKIRRLYNDSILVGFAGASADAFTLFERLEEKLNKYSGNLTRSAVELTKDWRTDKILRRLEAMLIACDIDSMYLISGSGDVISPDENICAIGSGGPYALAAAKALLNNTDLNAEQIARESLKIASSICIYTNENIIVDKLERT, encoded by the coding sequence ATGCAGCAGTTTTATTCAACTACAATTATCGCTGTAAAAAAAGACAATATGGTAGCAATTGCAGGCGATGGTCAGGTAACGCTAGGAAATACTGTTATGAAAGCCAAAGCAAAAAAAATCAGAAGGCTTTACAATGATAGTATATTAGTGGGTTTTGCTGGAGCAAGCGCAGATGCTTTTACATTATTTGAGAGACTTGAAGAAAAGCTTAATAAGTACAGTGGAAATTTAACGCGTTCTGCAGTCGAGCTTACAAAAGACTGGCGAACGGACAAAATATTGCGTCGCTTGGAAGCTATGCTTATTGCATGTGATATAGATAGTATGTATTTGATATCAGGAAGCGGAGATGTAATATCACCTGATGAAAATATATGCGCAATCGGTTCTGGTGGTCCATATGCATTAGCCGCTGCAAAAGCTTTACTCAATAATACTGATTTAAATGCTGAACAAATTGCACGGGAATCTCTAAAAATTGCATCATCTATATGTATTTATACAAACGAAAATATTATAGTTGATAAATTGGAGAGAACATGA